The DNA segment ATGGAGACCCCATCCACATCCGACTTCGAATACGAATTCGAGATGGCCCCCACATTGTACACGACAAATCCACCCACATTGAGGAGTCCTCCCACCTTTGACTCCGAATACGAATTCAGGACAGATCCCACATTGTACACGACAAATCCGGAAACATTATATCCAGACCCTTCCGAAGACGTATCGGCAGCTACAGAACCTTCCGCATGGGAATTTTTGATGACACCGGCATTGTACACGACGAAACCGGCGCTACTGTCTGCCATGACTTTTGTTTTCGCAAAACAGTTTTCTATGACACCCGTGGAATCGTTTGTCGAAACAAAGCCAGCCACTCCGAAATGGGAAATAACGGAATCCGCCTCAACACTCGAATTTTTAATGGTCCCGCTGTTATACCCAGCCAAGCCACCAGCATTTTCGTTCAGCGAAACGACGGAAACATGCGAAATACACGAATCGATTGTGCCCAAATTGCTTCCGGTCACCCCTCCAAGAAAACGGACTCCATGTTCAAGGATTCCCTTAGCTTCTGCAGAAACAATCAATCCCTCGTTTATCCCGGCAATTGCGCCGAGGTACCGCCCGTAATAATTAGTCACCATGTCGGCATGCAGCTTTACGTTACGAATAACCGAATTCACCCCGGAATTGGAGCCGACCACCCCACCAATGTAAATGCGATCGTTAATACCGCGGACAACGCCATTGAAGTCAATATTCTGGATGGTTCCCTCTTCATTAACACCCACGACACCACCCGTGTTGGACGTGCCAATGACCGTGTCGCGCACGAACTTGATATTTTCAATCAGGCCAGAATTGCCCACAGCCACCGATGCCGCAGCCCAGACCCCCTCAGCCGAAAAGAAACAATCTTCCATTTTAAGGTTCTTGACAACGCCCGTAGAATCTATTCCCAAGAACATGGCCGTCGAACGACCTTCTTTCGACATTGAATAGAGGTGCGATATGGTATGGTTCGCACCGTCAAATACACCACCAAAACTGGATTGAGGCGTTCCGTAATATGCCATGCCTATCGGCTGGAAACCTTGGGTGGAATCGGTTTCACTTTTTTCGCCCCGCGAAGCCGAGGCATCAATATCGGCCACCAAAACATAGTGACCATTCATGCTATAGCTGTCAACGCCAACAGCCTTCAGGTCCTCGTAATCGGCCACCTGCCAAGGATTATCGGCAGTTCCATCGCCAGCCATATTGCCGTTTGTCGCAAAGCAGAACGCAGCAAACAGCAAACCGAAACAAAAGGGAATTCGATTTATCATAACAGCTCCTACCCGAAATTTTATGCACAGCTTGGCTATGCGCGTGCAATCACGATATTTTTTTTGCAAAAATGCTTTTATTCAGCGTCTTTTTTCTTGCCGCTGAACTTGTTCACCACGTCGGGGACAATATCCATGACCTTCCCGACAAGCGAACTGTCCTTGCTGATAGGCATGATGCGCACATCGTCGCCCCTGATGACAAGGAACGCCACCGGTTCCACAGAAGCGCCACCGCCGGAGGCAGATGTGTCTCCCTTGGACTGGTGACCGCCGAAACCGAAGCCGACCGAGACAC comes from the uncultured Fibrobacter sp. genome and includes:
- a CDS encoding GLUG motif-containing protein; protein product: MINRIPFCFGLLFAAFCFATNGNMAGDGTADNPWQVADYEDLKAVGVDSYSMNGHYVLVADIDASASRGEKSETDSTQGFQPIGMAYYGTPQSSFGGVFDGANHTISHLYSMSKEGRSTAMFLGIDSTGVVKNLKMEDCFFSAEGVWAAASVAVGNSGLIENIKFVRDTVIGTSNTGGVVGVNEEGTIQNIDFNGVVRGINDRIYIGGVVGSNSGVNSVIRNVKLHADMVTNYYGRYLGAIAGINEGLIVSAEAKGILEHGVRFLGGVTGSNLGTIDSCISHVSVVSLNENAGGLAGYNSGTIKNSSVEADSVISHFGVAGFVSTNDSTGVIENCFAKTKVMADSSAGFVVYNAGVIKNSHAEGSVAADTSSEGSGYNVSGFVVYNVGSVLNSYSESKVGGLLNVGGFVVYNVGAISNSYSKSDVDGVSIVGGFAGRNSGKIDNCYATGILNKGNPGGGGEFFGGFVATNDSNGIITNSYATGEVRGQVHSGGFAAVNEGKIQNCYATGDVHAYAWFGGFVARNQGRILYSYATGNLGKLETFSRALNAGGFVGVNDGYIENAYATGDVISEYTPGGFVSNNEGIIKNVFATGDVSGRVEPGGFASINDRDIENAFFTGKSFVMEGIEELIVPSCFVSRNSGSVKNAFYNEDDCDFGSDSTVSGVAAADMNKPSLYKDWTDFDKNWVLNDTMPFPLLAFAVGKSIDSIEVETPTKVVKPNLVVIKGTDGLKLYGTRQNLRATITLSRSGLTHIKVYNLKGRLQKIVPLGIMGEGTHHVELNDTVESRGVVVMVLEQNGRALSKSLLR
- a CDS encoding spore germination protein GerW family protein; protein product: MAIEKLAETLLEKLRFITQAETVIGKPIQAGESTIVPVSRVSVGFGFGGHQSKGDTSASGGGASVEPVAFLVIRGDDVRIMPISKDSSLVGKVMDIVPDVVNKFSGKKKDAE